In the genome of Kitasatospora cineracea, one region contains:
- a CDS encoding esterase/lipase family protein has product MSTTEEQAAEAFQSAPPIILAPGPRKTDRIPPPPNDVWELPYGTAWVYHGEGNGQLTRPVLIADGFSTGPTDLGLTWELLEYGPFPLLSELRRRGRDVVLIGYHERSASILQNAEAVMKAVTTAIDRRSGEHPLVVGGFSMGGLVTRYALAKLETDGVEHQAQLYFSWDSPHTGAWIPIALQAFAHYIKKLHPGFSDQINSPAAQELLCQHIANWDDKPATSERRLAFLRALEEVGSWPQSRQLRLVALANAPATGEGNGIAPGNEAVTGKGLAVAGTELRTQSEGEDQLVAKLRVLTTSSREVRTSGLPDIDGAPGGTLPGFGILADALNEVAGFGVVNPIREHCFVPAVSAVSVREPATHDDLYTPIGDDELEEAPFHAVKFASQSETHTLVTEELSTWLLDQLP; this is encoded by the coding sequence ATGAGCACCACCGAAGAGCAGGCCGCCGAAGCCTTCCAGTCCGCGCCCCCGATCATCCTGGCCCCCGGGCCGCGCAAGACCGACCGCATCCCGCCCCCGCCGAACGACGTCTGGGAACTTCCCTACGGCACCGCCTGGGTCTACCACGGCGAGGGCAACGGCCAGCTCACCCGTCCGGTCCTGATCGCGGACGGCTTCAGCACCGGCCCCACCGACCTCGGCCTCACCTGGGAACTGCTTGAGTACGGCCCGTTCCCGCTGCTGAGCGAGCTCCGCCGCCGGGGCCGCGACGTCGTCCTCATCGGCTACCACGAGCGCAGCGCCTCGATCCTGCAGAACGCCGAGGCGGTGATGAAAGCCGTCACCACGGCGATCGACCGCCGCAGCGGCGAGCACCCGCTGGTCGTCGGCGGTTTCAGCATGGGCGGCCTGGTCACCCGCTACGCCCTCGCCAAGTTGGAGACGGACGGCGTCGAGCACCAGGCGCAGCTGTACTTCTCCTGGGACAGCCCGCACACCGGCGCCTGGATCCCCATCGCCCTCCAGGCGTTCGCGCACTACATCAAGAAGCTCCACCCGGGCTTCTCGGACCAGATCAACAGCCCGGCCGCCCAGGAGCTGCTGTGCCAGCACATCGCGAACTGGGACGACAAGCCCGCCACCAGTGAGCGGCGCCTGGCGTTCCTGCGCGCGCTGGAGGAAGTCGGCAGCTGGCCCCAGTCGAGGCAGCTGCGGCTGGTGGCCCTCGCCAACGCTCCCGCCACCGGCGAGGGCAACGGCATCGCGCCCGGGAACGAAGCCGTCACGGGCAAGGGACTGGCCGTCGCCGGCACCGAACTGCGCACCCAGTCCGAGGGCGAGGACCAACTGGTCGCCAAGCTCCGGGTCCTCACCACTTCCAGCCGCGAGGTCCGCACCAGCGGCCTGCCCGACATCGACGGCGCACCCGGCGGCACCCTGCCCGGTTTCGGCATCCTCGCCGACGCGCTGAACGAGGTCGCGGGCTTCGGCGTCGTCAACCCGATCCGCGAGCACTGCTTCGTCCCGGCCGTCAGCGCCGTCTCCGTGCGGGAGCCGGCCACCCACGACGACCTCTACACCCCGATCGGCGATGACGAGCTGGAGGAAGCGCCTTTCCACGCCGTCAAGTTCGCCTCCCAGAGCGAGACGCACACCCTGGTCACCGAGGAACTCTCCACCTGGCTCCTGGACCAACTGCCGTAA
- a CDS encoding NAD-binding protein — protein sequence MGTEPEAVEPEAGTAGPGTEGAGPETEEAGPGGHYIVCGGNSLAHRLILELTEQYEVPVVAVVPDRSREHGPAIAQIPGVTAVLEYSAVTGEALGAARIEQARGIALMDGTDQENIHAALAAENRNPGVRIVLRIFNQRLGEHLEKLLPNCAALSGSATAAPAFANGALSRPHTVDVGGRQLYVAYDADIRPSQICLVADRIDRQDLGRLRLLPETGGRAADFIRIAELLGGGEALGPVARPDPALDHGPGGLAALQSLDTEPPLRQPLRKRLKWWLLDSLKYFTNTRLRMILITAFAAIVIGGAVLATHTTHSGGIGWTVYFTLLDAAGAVQPDVPGQQVLGDSWARAAQVLITFCGITFVPVATAIVVEALASGRRGLPRPPGARTRDHVIVVGLGNVGTRVAALVHATGLPVVCLERDPQARGIAAARALGIPVLIGEGPLEAQLKQARVKHARAVVAVTSDDAANLEAALEARAVRPEVRIVVRLFDDDFAHHVYATLGNVASRSVSYLAAPAFAAALMGREVLGTLSVFRHVLLIAELAVEEGSALDGRNTGDLEGPGGVRVLAVRLHRRPHDYQWNFADRSRRLAPGDRVVVAATRSGLARVIQ from the coding sequence GTGGGAACGGAGCCGGAAGCGGTCGAGCCGGAAGCGGGAACGGCCGGGCCGGGCACGGAAGGGGCCGGGCCGGAGACGGAAGAGGCCGGGCCGGGCGGGCACTACATCGTGTGCGGCGGCAACTCGCTCGCGCACCGGCTGATCCTGGAGCTCACCGAGCAGTACGAGGTGCCGGTCGTCGCCGTGGTGCCCGACCGGTCCCGGGAGCACGGGCCGGCGATCGCCCAGATACCCGGCGTGACGGCCGTGCTGGAGTACTCCGCGGTGACCGGGGAGGCGCTCGGCGCGGCCCGGATCGAGCAGGCCCGCGGCATCGCGCTGATGGACGGCACCGACCAGGAGAACATCCACGCCGCGCTCGCCGCCGAGAACCGCAACCCCGGCGTCCGGATCGTGCTGCGGATCTTCAACCAGCGCCTCGGCGAGCACCTGGAGAAACTGCTCCCCAACTGCGCCGCGCTCTCCGGCTCCGCCACCGCCGCGCCCGCCTTCGCCAACGGCGCCCTGAGCCGCCCGCACACCGTCGACGTCGGCGGGCGGCAGCTGTACGTCGCCTACGACGCCGACATCCGCCCCAGCCAGATCTGCCTGGTCGCCGACCGGATCGACCGCCAGGACCTCGGCCGGCTCCGGCTGCTGCCGGAGACCGGCGGCCGGGCCGCCGACTTCATCCGGATCGCCGAACTCCTGGGCGGCGGCGAAGCGTTGGGCCCGGTCGCCCGGCCCGACCCGGCGCTCGACCACGGCCCCGGCGGCCTGGCCGCGCTGCAGAGCCTGGACACCGAACCGCCGCTGCGCCAGCCGCTGCGCAAGCGGCTCAAGTGGTGGCTGCTCGACAGCCTCAAGTACTTCACCAACACCCGGCTGCGGATGATCCTGATCACCGCGTTCGCGGCGATCGTGATCGGCGGCGCGGTACTGGCCACCCACACCACGCACTCCGGCGGGATCGGCTGGACGGTGTACTTCACGCTGCTCGACGCCGCCGGCGCGGTGCAGCCCGACGTCCCCGGCCAGCAGGTGCTCGGCGACTCCTGGGCCCGGGCCGCCCAGGTGCTGATCACCTTCTGCGGCATCACCTTCGTCCCCGTCGCCACCGCCATCGTGGTCGAGGCGCTGGCCAGCGGTCGCCGCGGGCTGCCCCGCCCGCCCGGTGCCCGCACCCGGGACCACGTCATCGTGGTCGGCCTCGGCAACGTCGGCACCCGGGTCGCCGCCCTGGTGCACGCCACCGGCCTGCCCGTGGTCTGCCTGGAGCGCGACCCGCAGGCCCGCGGCATCGCGGCCGCCCGCGCCCTGGGCATCCCGGTGCTGATCGGCGAGGGCCCGCTGGAGGCCCAGCTCAAGCAGGCCCGGGTCAAGCACGCCCGGGCCGTGGTCGCCGTCACCTCCGACGACGCCGCCAACCTGGAAGCCGCCCTGGAGGCCCGCGCCGTCCGCCCCGAAGTCCGGATCGTGGTGCGGCTGTTCGACGACGACTTCGCCCACCACGTGTACGCCACACTGGGCAACGTCGCCTCCCGCTCGGTCTCCTACCTGGCCGCGCCCGCCTTCGCCGCCGCCCTGATGGGGCGCGAAGTGCTCGGCACCCTCTCGGTCTTCCGCCACGTCCTGCTGATCGCCGAACTCGCCGTCGAGGAGGGCTCCGCGCTGGACGGCCGCAACACCGGCGACCTGGAGGGCCCCGGCGGCGTCCGGGTGCTCGCCGTCCGGCTGCACCGGCGACCCCACGACTACCAGTGGAACTTCGCCGACCGCTCCCGGCGGCTCGCCCCCGGCGACCGGGTGGTGGTCGCCGCCACCCGGTCCGGACTCGCCCGGGTGATCCAGTGA
- a CDS encoding enoyl-CoA hydratase — MTEYETILVDRKGRVGIITLNRPKALNALSTELMNEVVAAAKSFDRDPEIGALVITGSAKAFAAGADIKEMQDNRFPEVYLDDWLGPWDELGRLRKPVIAAVAGYALGGGCELAMLCDILIAADTAKFGQPEITLGVIPGIGGSQRLTRAVGKAKAMDLCLTGRTMGAEEAERAGLVSRIVPADQLLPEALATAEKVAAMSLPAAVMMKESVNRAFETTLAEGVRFERRLFHAAFATADQKEGMTAFAEKRPASFTNK; from the coding sequence ATGACCGAGTACGAGACGATCCTGGTCGACCGCAAGGGCCGGGTCGGCATCATCACCCTCAACCGGCCCAAGGCGCTCAACGCGCTCAGCACCGAACTCATGAACGAGGTGGTGGCTGCCGCCAAGTCCTTCGACCGCGACCCGGAGATCGGCGCCCTGGTGATCACCGGCTCCGCCAAGGCGTTCGCCGCCGGCGCCGACATCAAGGAGATGCAGGACAACCGCTTCCCCGAGGTCTACCTCGACGACTGGCTCGGCCCCTGGGACGAACTCGGCCGCCTGCGCAAGCCGGTCATCGCCGCGGTCGCGGGCTACGCGCTCGGCGGCGGCTGCGAGTTGGCGATGCTCTGCGACATCCTGATCGCCGCCGACACCGCGAAGTTCGGCCAGCCCGAGATCACCCTCGGCGTCATCCCCGGCATCGGCGGCTCCCAGCGCCTGACCCGCGCCGTCGGCAAGGCCAAGGCCATGGACCTGTGCCTGACCGGCCGCACCATGGGCGCCGAAGAGGCCGAACGAGCCGGCCTGGTCTCCCGGATCGTCCCCGCCGACCAACTCCTCCCCGAGGCCCTCGCCACCGCCGAGAAGGTCGCCGCGATGTCCCTCCCCGCCGCCGTCATGATGAAGGAATCCGTCAACCGCGCCTTCGAAACCACCCTCGCCGAGGGCGTCCGCTTCGAACGCCGCCTCTTCCACGCCGCCTTCGCCACCGCCGACCAGAAGGAGGGCATGACCGCCTTCGCCGAGAAGCGCCCGGCCTCCTTCACCAACAAGTAA
- a CDS encoding enoyl-CoA hydratase/isomerase family protein produces the protein MGTPQGGPDVLIGRAGPLGRITLNRPRALNSLTRPMLETVRAALDAWAADDTVTAVLLDGAGERGLCAGADIRAIHDDAKRGGAGGRAFFRVEYPLNELVSRYPKPYVALMDGITMGGGVGLAGHAGIRVVTERSAVAMPETRIGLVPDVGGSRLLALAPGELGTHVALTAATMTAGDALHCGFADHYLPSDALPALTDRLAAGDTPAKAVAELAAPAPPSALAEQHEWIDHCYAADSVEEILERLHATGLPAAADAAVQLHAKSPTMLKVTLAALRRARTLPSLAATLDQEYRISCAALAHHDLVEGIRAQVVDKDRDPHWSPATLAEVTPADVARFFAAPESGDLHLAG, from the coding sequence ATGGGAACCCCACAGGGCGGGCCGGACGTGCTGATCGGGCGGGCCGGCCCGCTCGGCCGGATCACCCTCAACCGGCCGCGCGCCCTCAACTCCCTCACCCGCCCGATGCTGGAGACCGTCCGCGCCGCCCTGGACGCCTGGGCCGCCGACGACACCGTGACGGCCGTCCTGCTCGACGGCGCGGGCGAACGCGGCCTGTGCGCGGGCGCCGACATCCGGGCCATCCACGACGACGCCAAGCGCGGCGGCGCCGGCGGCCGGGCCTTCTTCCGGGTCGAGTACCCGCTCAACGAACTCGTCTCCCGCTACCCCAAGCCGTACGTCGCCCTGATGGACGGCATCACCATGGGCGGCGGCGTCGGCCTCGCCGGACACGCCGGCATCCGGGTCGTCACCGAACGCTCGGCCGTCGCCATGCCCGAGACCCGGATCGGCCTGGTCCCCGACGTCGGCGGCAGCCGGCTGCTCGCCCTCGCCCCCGGCGAACTCGGCACCCACGTCGCCCTCACCGCCGCCACCATGACCGCCGGCGACGCCCTGCACTGCGGCTTCGCCGACCACTACCTGCCCTCCGACGCCCTGCCCGCCCTCACCGACCGCCTCGCCGCCGGCGACACCCCCGCCAAGGCCGTCGCCGAACTCGCCGCCCCCGCCCCGCCCTCCGCGCTCGCCGAGCAGCACGAGTGGATCGACCACTGCTACGCCGCCGACAGCGTCGAGGAGATCCTGGAACGCCTGCACGCCACCGGCCTGCCCGCCGCCGCGGACGCCGCCGTCCAACTGCACGCCAAGTCCCCCACCATGCTCAAGGTGACCCTGGCCGCGCTGCGCCGGGCCCGCACCCTGCCCTCACTGGCCGCCACCCTCGACCAGGAGTACCGGATCTCCTGCGCCGCCCTGGCCCACCACGACCTGGTCGAGGGCATCCGCGCCCAGGTCGTCGACAAGGACCGCGACCCGCACTGGTCCCCCGCCACCCTGGCCGAGGTCACCCCCGCCGACGTGGCCCGCTTCTTCGCCGCCCCCGAGAGCGGCGACCTGCACCTGGCCGGATGA
- a CDS encoding HdeD family acid-resistance protein — translation MSAPYRIDSRNDLPGPFQQLARLAWQAVLAGGLISLALGIVVLVWPKQTLWVIGVLFGLYLLVIGVVQLVGAFGTHASTALRVLAFVSGAICVLLGLLCFRSAAQSVLLLALWIGIGWLFRGITHLAAVASDPMMPARGWQGFVGGLSVLAGVVLMVWPAHSITALAILAACGLLVIGVTEVVAALRIRSGAKLYPRDL, via the coding sequence ATGAGTGCCCCGTACCGGATCGACTCCCGCAACGACCTGCCCGGGCCGTTCCAGCAACTGGCCCGGCTGGCCTGGCAGGCGGTGCTGGCGGGCGGGCTGATCTCGCTGGCGCTGGGGATCGTGGTGCTGGTGTGGCCGAAGCAGACGCTGTGGGTGATCGGCGTGCTGTTCGGCCTGTACCTGCTGGTGATCGGCGTGGTGCAGCTGGTCGGCGCGTTCGGCACGCACGCCTCGACGGCGCTGCGGGTGCTGGCGTTCGTCAGCGGGGCGATCTGCGTGCTGCTGGGTCTGCTGTGCTTCCGTTCGGCGGCCCAGTCGGTGCTGCTGCTGGCGCTGTGGATCGGGATCGGCTGGCTGTTCCGCGGCATCACGCACCTGGCGGCGGTGGCCTCGGACCCGATGATGCCGGCCCGCGGCTGGCAGGGTTTCGTCGGCGGTCTGAGCGTGCTGGCGGGCGTCGTGCTGATGGTCTGGCCCGCGCACTCGATCACCGCGCTGGCGATCCTGGCGGCCTGCGGCCTGCTGGTGATCGGCGTCACCGAGGTCGTCGCGGCGCTGCGGATCCGCAGCGGCGCCAAGCTGTACCCGCGCGACCTCTGA
- the fahA gene encoding fumarylacetoacetase has translation MSTTATWLDLPADSPYGVHNLPYGVFTAADRPGRRRIGVRIGDLVLDAGAAARAVGAPSALLDAESLNPLMASGRSTWRAVRAALTSWLTDEAHRDAVGPCLLPLADVRLHLPFEVADYVDFYASEHHATNLGKIFRPGQEPLTPNWKHLPIGYHGRAGTVVVSGTPVARPHGQRKAPAEAAPSFGPSLRLDIEAEVAFVVGTPSGLGHPVALDGFAEHVFGVCLLNDWSARDLQAWEYVPLGPFLGKSFATSVAPWVVPLEALEHARVEPPARDVEPLPYLDDRKAEPWGLDLAMEVSLNGHPVSRPPFAGMYWTAAQQLAHLTVNGANLRTGDLYGSGTVSGPEPEQRGSLIELSWNGTRPLELPDGTSRTFLEDGDEVSITATAPGPGGLRVGFGEVTGRITG, from the coding sequence TTGAGCACCACCGCCACCTGGCTCGACCTGCCCGCCGACTCCCCGTACGGCGTCCACAACCTCCCCTACGGCGTGTTCACCGCCGCCGACCGGCCCGGCCGGCGGCGGATCGGCGTCCGGATCGGGGACCTGGTGCTGGACGCCGGGGCGGCCGCCCGGGCGGTCGGCGCGCCGTCCGCGCTGCTGGACGCGGAGAGCCTCAACCCGCTGATGGCGTCCGGCCGTTCGACCTGGCGGGCGGTGCGCGCGGCGCTCACCTCCTGGCTCACCGACGAGGCGCACCGGGACGCCGTCGGGCCCTGCCTGCTGCCGCTGGCGGACGTCCGGCTGCACCTGCCGTTCGAGGTCGCCGACTACGTCGACTTCTACGCCTCCGAGCACCACGCCACCAACCTCGGGAAGATCTTCCGCCCGGGCCAGGAACCGCTGACCCCGAACTGGAAGCACCTGCCGATCGGCTACCACGGCCGGGCCGGCACCGTGGTGGTCTCCGGCACCCCGGTGGCCCGCCCGCACGGCCAGCGCAAGGCCCCCGCCGAGGCCGCGCCGAGCTTCGGCCCCTCCCTGCGCCTGGACATCGAGGCCGAGGTCGCCTTCGTGGTCGGCACGCCCAGCGGCCTGGGCCACCCGGTCGCGCTGGACGGCTTCGCCGAGCACGTGTTCGGCGTCTGCCTGCTCAACGACTGGTCCGCGCGCGACCTCCAGGCCTGGGAGTACGTGCCGCTCGGCCCGTTCCTCGGCAAGTCCTTCGCCACCTCGGTCGCCCCCTGGGTGGTGCCGCTGGAGGCGCTGGAGCACGCCCGCGTGGAGCCCCCGGCCCGCGACGTAGAACCGCTGCCCTACCTGGACGACCGCAAGGCCGAGCCCTGGGGCCTGGACCTGGCGATGGAGGTCTCGCTGAACGGCCACCCGGTCTCCCGGCCGCCGTTCGCCGGCATGTACTGGACCGCCGCCCAGCAGCTCGCCCACCTCACCGTCAACGGCGCCAACCTGCGCACCGGCGACCTGTACGGCTCCGGCACGGTCTCCGGCCCCGAGCCGGAGCAGCGCGGCTCCCTGATCGAACTGTCCTGGAACGGCACCCGGCCGCTCGAACTGCCCGACGGCACCAGCCGCACCTTCCTGGAGGACGGCGACGAGGTGTCCATCACCGCCACCGCCCCCGGGCCGGGGGGCCTGCGGGTCGGGTTCGGCGAGGTCACCGGGAGGATCACCGGCTGA